A stretch of the Desulfobacter sp. genome encodes the following:
- a CDS encoding ABC transporter substrate-binding protein — translation MRRYIMKKIAVIGILVFCMVTGGAWAQDTIKIGFNAPLTGFAASDGKSSSIGAKLAVKQINDAGGILGKQLELMVYDDQASASQSIPIANKLIGQDKVTVGISGSYSAPTRSAAGIFQEAKIPYISAYGIHPDITKAGDYVFRTSFLGEVQGRAGAKLIGETLGKKRVVIITLKNDFGKSLAAGFKEKAKDFGITIVNEYEYSIKDRQFGAIVAKVKSDKPDAIYASGYYFTAGPLVSQLRASGVNVPVIGQEGYDSQKFIEIAGKATEGVIITTSLDRDSDVPETSDFIKNFKAMAGYKADMVADITVKAATGTIKFNNLGEVMKNVQNQVVKNGQWHHHSVISDPELLAPPEK, via the coding sequence ATGAGGAGATATATCATGAAAAAGATAGCTGTGATTGGGATTCTTGTTTTTTGCATGGTGACAGGCGGGGCCTGGGCCCAGGATACGATTAAAATCGGGTTTAACGCCCCCTTAACCGGATTTGCCGCTTCTGACGGAAAATCCTCTTCCATCGGCGCGAAACTGGCCGTTAAACAGATCAATGACGCAGGCGGAATTCTGGGAAAACAACTTGAACTCATGGTTTACGACGACCAGGCAAGTGCCTCCCAGTCCATCCCCATTGCCAATAAACTCATTGGCCAGGACAAGGTTACCGTAGGGATCTCAGGCTCTTATTCCGCCCCCACAAGATCTGCTGCAGGCATATTCCAGGAAGCCAAAATTCCCTATATCTCCGCCTATGGTATTCATCCGGATATCACCAAGGCAGGGGACTATGTATTCAGAACCTCATTTTTAGGCGAAGTTCAGGGCCGGGCCGGTGCAAAGCTCATCGGAGAGACTTTGGGCAAAAAACGGGTGGTCATCATCACCTTGAAAAATGATTTCGGCAAATCCCTGGCCGCAGGGTTCAAGGAAAAGGCCAAGGATTTCGGCATCACCATTGTCAATGAATATGAATATTCCATCAAAGACCGTCAGTTCGGCGCTATTGTGGCCAAGGTTAAATCAGACAAACCCGATGCCATCTATGCTTCAGGGTATTATTTCACCGCAGGCCCCCTGGTGAGCCAGCTTCGGGCTTCAGGGGTCAATGTTCCCGTGATCGGCCAGGAAGGATACGATTCCCAGAAATTCATTGAAATTGCCGGAAAAGCTACCGAAGGCGTAATTATCACCACCTCTTTGGACCGGGATTCTGATGTACCCGAAACCAGTGATTTTATCAAAAATTTCAAAGCCATGGCAGGGTATAAGGCAGATATGGTTGCAGATATTACCGTAAAAGCCGCCACAGGAACCATTAAATTCAACAACCTGGGCGAAGTCATGAAAAATGTCCAGAACCAGGTGGTCAAAAACGGACAATGGCACCACCATTCAGTCATCTCCGATCCCGAGCTTCTGGCTCCCCCTGAAAAATAA
- the nifJ gene encoding pyruvate:ferredoxin (flavodoxin) oxidoreductase: MKKRMQTIDGNTAATHVAYAMSEVAAIYPITPSSPLGEIADSWASKGRKNIFGQVLDIKQMQSEAGAAGAVHGSLAAGALTSTFTASQGLLLKIPNMYKISGELLPSVFHVTARSISAHALSIFGDHQDVMAARQTGFAMLASCSVQEAQDLALVAHLATMDARVPFLHFYDGFRTSHEIQKIEMIEYEDMASLFNYEAYRAFKNRAVNPEHPDTRGTAQNPDIYFQGREAANAFYTAVPGIVKAYMKKVGDLTGRYYSPFDYVGDPEADRVIVAMGSGCEAIEESINQLNTQGERLGLIKVRLYRPFDTEAFLRAVPATTETLTVLDRTKEPGAIGEPLYQDVCTAFMEYGEGPKIIGGRYGLSSKEFNPSMVKAVYDNMKSIGPKNHFTVGITDDVTHTSLEVEKGFDPAPEGTIAAKFWGLGSDGTVGANQSAIKIIGDNTDKYAQGYFAYDSKKSGGLTVSHLRFGDVKIQSTYLIENPDFVAVHKSNYVEIYDVLKGIKEGGTFLLNSEWSLEDMEKHIPGPVRQTIYKKNLNFYYIDAVKIAGEVGLGNRINMIMQTCFFNLANVLPVDQAIELLKADIKRMFGKKGDAIVNMNIEAVDKTLDKLVKVDVPESWKDAVSEPFELEPATPFVENVMRQINAQGGDDLPVSAFSVDGVFEQATAQYEKRGVAINVPEWIPENCIQCNQCAYVCPHAAIIPIVATDEELANAPEAFVTVEGKGKGMDQFKFRMQVNPLDCQGCGNCADICPAKTTALVMKPLASQVDVQKVNHKFSLNVPFKTDVLKRETVKGSQLFQPLLEFSGACAGCGETPYVKVITQLFGERMTIANATGCSSIWGGSAPAMPYCTNADGQGPAWASSLFEDAAEFGYGMMLATQSRRKTLAVKMEQALEGDVSKDVKAAVQAWIAGKDDAEESKKAGLALNTLLKEEGSGILKEIYEDKDLFVKKSHWIFGGDGWAYDIGFGGLDHVLASGDDINILVMDTEVYSNTGGQSSKATPTGAIAKYAASGKKIGKKDLGRMIMSYGYVYVASISMGANKNQTMKAILEAENYPGPSLIIAYAPCINQGIRKGMGKSQLEGKLAVESGYWPLYRYNPLLVDEGKNPFTLDSKAPDGTLQDFLGGEVRFAALEKSFPEESKRLRAKIEDEVADKYTMLKMMSEAGKEK, from the coding sequence ATGAAAAAACGAATGCAGACCATTGACGGAAATACCGCGGCAACTCATGTGGCATATGCCATGAGCGAGGTTGCGGCCATATATCCGATTACCCCTTCAAGTCCTTTGGGTGAAATCGCAGACTCCTGGGCTTCCAAAGGGAGGAAAAATATTTTCGGTCAGGTTCTGGATATTAAACAAATGCAGTCAGAAGCCGGTGCGGCCGGTGCGGTTCACGGATCCCTTGCCGCCGGTGCCCTTACATCTACCTTTACCGCATCCCAGGGTCTTTTACTTAAAATACCCAATATGTATAAAATATCCGGCGAACTTCTCCCCAGTGTTTTTCACGTAACCGCTCGTTCCATTTCCGCCCATGCCCTTTCCATTTTCGGGGATCACCAGGATGTCATGGCTGCCCGGCAGACCGGTTTTGCCATGCTGGCCTCCTGTTCTGTACAGGAAGCCCAGGACCTTGCCCTGGTAGCCCATCTGGCCACCATGGATGCCAGGGTGCCCTTTCTGCATTTTTATGACGGGTTCAGAACCTCCCATGAGATCCAGAAAATTGAAATGATCGAATATGAGGACATGGCCTCTTTGTTTAACTATGAGGCGTACAGAGCGTTTAAAAACCGGGCAGTGAATCCCGAGCATCCAGATACCCGGGGGACGGCCCAGAACCCGGATATATATTTCCAGGGCAGGGAAGCGGCCAATGCCTTTTATACTGCCGTGCCCGGCATTGTAAAAGCCTATATGAAAAAAGTCGGGGATTTAACCGGCCGGTATTACAGCCCGTTTGACTATGTGGGTGATCCTGAAGCCGACCGTGTGATCGTGGCCATGGGCTCCGGCTGTGAAGCCATTGAGGAATCCATCAACCAGCTCAACACCCAGGGTGAGCGTCTTGGCCTGATCAAGGTCAGACTTTACAGGCCCTTTGACACCGAGGCATTTCTCCGGGCTGTTCCTGCCACCACTGAAACCCTGACCGTTCTGGACCGGACCAAAGAGCCCGGCGCCATTGGCGAACCATTGTACCAGGACGTGTGCACCGCATTCATGGAATACGGCGAAGGGCCTAAAATCATCGGCGGCCGTTATGGTCTTTCCTCCAAGGAGTTTAACCCCTCCATGGTCAAAGCCGTATACGACAACATGAAATCAATCGGTCCGAAAAACCATTTTACCGTGGGAATCACCGATGATGTCACCCATACCTCCCTTGAGGTTGAAAAGGGATTTGATCCTGCCCCTGAAGGCACCATCGCCGCCAAATTCTGGGGGCTTGGGTCTGACGGAACCGTTGGAGCCAACCAGTCTGCCATCAAGATCATCGGGGACAACACCGACAAATACGCCCAGGGGTATTTTGCCTATGATTCTAAAAAATCAGGCGGTCTTACGGTGTCACATCTGCGGTTCGGAGATGTGAAAATTCAATCCACCTATCTCATAGAAAACCCTGATTTTGTAGCGGTTCACAAATCCAACTATGTGGAGATCTACGATGTGCTCAAGGGAATCAAAGAGGGGGGCACCTTTTTGCTCAACTCCGAATGGTCCCTTGAAGACATGGAAAAACATATCCCGGGACCTGTGCGCCAGACCATTTATAAGAAAAACCTGAATTTCTACTATATTGACGCGGTTAAAATCGCCGGTGAAGTCGGCCTTGGCAACCGGATCAATATGATCATGCAGACCTGCTTTTTCAACCTGGCCAATGTGCTGCCCGTGGACCAGGCCATTGAACTGCTCAAGGCAGACATCAAACGGATGTTCGGTAAAAAAGGGGATGCCATTGTCAATATGAACATTGAGGCCGTGGATAAAACCCTGGATAAATTGGTAAAAGTAGATGTGCCCGAGTCCTGGAAAGATGCCGTGTCTGAACCGTTTGAACTTGAACCGGCCACACCTTTTGTGGAAAATGTCATGCGGCAGATCAATGCCCAGGGCGGGGATGATCTGCCCGTGTCTGCATTTTCCGTTGACGGGGTATTTGAACAGGCAACCGCCCAGTATGAAAAACGCGGGGTGGCCATTAATGTGCCTGAGTGGATTCCTGAAAACTGCATCCAGTGCAACCAATGTGCCTATGTCTGCCCCCATGCCGCCATCATCCCCATTGTGGCAACAGACGAGGAACTGGCTAATGCGCCTGAGGCCTTTGTTACGGTTGAGGGCAAAGGCAAGGGCATGGATCAGTTTAAATTCAGGATGCAGGTCAATCCCCTGGACTGCCAGGGATGTGGAAACTGCGCTGATATCTGTCCTGCCAAAACCACGGCCCTGGTCATGAAACCTTTGGCGTCCCAGGTGGATGTACAAAAGGTCAACCACAAATTTTCTTTGAATGTTCCCTTTAAAACCGATGTGCTCAAACGTGAGACCGTCAAGGGCAGCCAGCTCTTTCAGCCGCTGCTTGAGTTCTCCGGTGCCTGTGCCGGCTGCGGCGAAACCCCGTATGTAAAAGTCATTACCCAGCTTTTTGGGGAGAGAATGACCATTGCCAATGCCACGGGATGTTCGTCCATCTGGGGGGGATCAGCCCCGGCCATGCCCTATTGCACCAATGCCGACGGCCAGGGCCCTGCCTGGGCATCCTCATTGTTTGAAGATGCAGCCGAATTCGGATACGGCATGATGCTGGCCACCCAGTCCAGAAGAAAGACCCTGGCCGTAAAAATGGAACAGGCCCTGGAAGGGGATGTTTCCAAGGATGTTAAAGCAGCGGTTCAAGCCTGGATTGCCGGCAAAGATGATGCTGAAGAATCCAAAAAAGCCGGCCTGGCCCTGAACACCCTGCTCAAGGAAGAAGGGTCAGGGATTCTCAAGGAGATCTATGAGGACAAAGATCTGTTTGTGAAAAAATCCCATTGGATCTTCGGGGGTGACGGCTGGGCCTATGATATCGGATTCGGCGGCCTGGATCATGTCCTGGCATCCGGGGACGACATCAATATCCTGGTCATGGATACGGAAGTTTACTCCAATACAGGCGGCCAGTCTTCCAAGGCAACGCCCACTGGCGCCATTGCCAAGTATGCCGCCTCGGGCAAGAAGATCGGTAAAAAGGATCTGGGCCGGATGATCATGAGTTACGGTTATGTGTATGTGGCGTCCATCTCCATGGGTGCCAACAAGAACCAGACCATGAAGGCCATTCTGGAAGCGGAAAATTATCCAGGACCCTCTTTGATCATTGCCTATGCCCCCTGTATCAACCAGGGGATCAGAAAAGGCATGGGCAAATCCCAGCTGGAAGGAAAGCTGGCGGTTGAGTCCGGATACTGGCCGTTGTACCGGTATAATCCCCTTCTGGTGGATGAGGGCAAAAACCCCTTTACCCTGGATTCCAAAGCACCGGACGGAACCCTTCAGGACTTTTTGGGAGGCGAGGTAAGGTTTGCCGCCCTTGAAAAGAGTTTTCCCGAAGAATCTAAACGGCTGCGGGCCAAGATTGAAGACGAGGTGGCAGACAAATACACCATGCTCAAGATGATGTCCGAGGCCGGCAAAGAAAAATAG
- a CDS encoding M23 family metallopeptidase, producing MPCKRVISASLFFLLVSAAPAMDIKPFGGKALSDIFKIDQQAAAVFPLTRIRRGQPYKIILNPDHFFAFEYEINADHRLVIKKQGQDYTISKQPIEYDIREEVVSVDIESSLAEAVLRAGEYSSLTWKLSDIFAWDIDFIKDIRAGDRFSVLVEKKFKGEKFCGYKDIKAAFFTNQGVEYKAFLHPDETGKKIYFDPKGLSLEKSFLKAPLNYSRISSLFSARRFHPVLKKYRAHPGVDYAAPKNTPIKAVADGVITSIYDHKTTGRQITIRHFGGYETSYFHMNKFAAAMAKNKRVTQGQVIGYVGKTGLATGYHLCFRMRKNGKPVNPLDQSPTPATPVKREDMPGFFRLAGQYTQKIKVHEKLASSAP from the coding sequence TTGCCATGTAAAAGAGTCATCAGTGCCAGTCTTTTTTTCCTTCTTGTCTCTGCCGCCCCTGCAATGGATATTAAACCCTTTGGGGGTAAGGCCCTCTCTGATATTTTTAAGATAGATCAACAGGCCGCAGCCGTCTTTCCCCTGACCCGGATCCGGCGAGGCCAGCCCTATAAGATCATTCTCAATCCGGATCATTTTTTTGCCTTTGAATATGAGATCAATGCCGACCATCGCCTGGTGATCAAAAAACAGGGCCAAGACTATACCATATCCAAGCAGCCGATTGAGTATGATATCCGTGAGGAGGTGGTCTCCGTGGATATTGAGTCCTCCCTGGCAGAGGCGGTTCTCAGGGCCGGGGAGTACAGCTCTTTGACCTGGAAACTGTCTGATATTTTTGCCTGGGACATTGATTTTATAAAAGATATCAGGGCCGGGGACCGGTTTTCGGTATTGGTGGAAAAAAAATTTAAAGGGGAAAAATTTTGCGGGTACAAGGATATAAAAGCGGCTTTTTTTACTAACCAGGGGGTTGAATACAAGGCCTTTTTACATCCGGATGAAACCGGTAAAAAAATCTATTTTGACCCCAAGGGTCTTTCCCTTGAAAAGAGCTTTTTAAAAGCCCCTTTGAACTATTCACGGATCTCTTCTTTGTTTTCGGCCCGCAGGTTTCATCCGGTTTTGAAAAAATACAGGGCCCACCCCGGGGTGGATTATGCCGCCCCGAAAAACACCCCGATCAAGGCGGTTGCAGACGGGGTGATCACCTCTATTTACGATCATAAAACCACGGGCCGCCAGATTACCATCCGCCATTTCGGGGGGTATGAAACCTCCTATTTTCATATGAATAAATTTGCTGCGGCCATGGCCAAAAATAAACGAGTGACCCAGGGCCAGGTCATTGGGTATGTGGGAAAGACCGGGCTTGCAACCGGATATCACCTTTGCTTCCGCATGCGGAAAAACGGCAAACCCGTCAATCCCTTAGACCAGAGCCCGACGCCTGCAACGCCTGTGAAACGAGAAGATATGCCCGGGTTTTTTCGCCTGGCCGGACAATATACACAGAAAATTAAAGTCCATGAAAAACTGGCCAGTTCCGCACCCTGA
- a CDS encoding FUSC family protein, with the protein MKLSYLHMLHGFKTALAAIIAYIITLVFNLEFGYWAVISTVIVMQVYVADSIDMCLYRLSGTLIGAVLGVGVMLIMPNTPIGIGIGLFVTIGICAFLTRYKTRYRMAAITVVIIIMTGIADPNIIMFGISRVIEIGLGIICAFGVSVLVFPRRKADVLRTRLKDQAQACDRLCHSLVHAFIHKQQHVDEIQVEHLVDQVRENQAFLSKIHQHEALIYRLTTDHFQAKVFLMGRAVQNLRTMARILNSLEGEGHEIIMANELEAMTRVSGHLLICLVTNNPNLEKEKLARMINELDTRLLGIRKEGLTARFDLKRLVQVFSFYNSFKYYAEDILAGAERIRAQQNATGS; encoded by the coding sequence TTGAAACTTTCATACCTCCATATGCTGCACGGTTTTAAAACCGCGTTGGCCGCCATTATTGCCTATATTATCACCCTTGTTTTTAACCTGGAATTCGGATACTGGGCCGTCATTTCAACCGTCATTGTCATGCAGGTCTATGTGGCCGATTCCATTGATATGTGTCTTTACCGGCTCTCAGGCACCCTTATCGGTGCCGTGCTGGGGGTAGGCGTGATGCTGATCATGCCCAATACCCCCATAGGCATTGGAATCGGCCTGTTCGTAACCATTGGCATCTGCGCCTTTTTAACCCGGTATAAAACCCGGTACAGAATGGCCGCCATCACAGTAGTGATCATTATTATGACCGGGATTGCAGACCCGAATATCATCATGTTCGGCATTTCCCGGGTCATTGAAATCGGCCTGGGCATTATCTGTGCCTTTGGGGTCTCTGTGCTGGTCTTTCCCCGGCGAAAGGCCGATGTATTGCGAACCCGGCTTAAGGACCAGGCCCAGGCCTGTGACCGGCTCTGCCACTCTTTGGTCCATGCCTTTATTCACAAACAGCAGCATGTGGATGAGATCCAGGTGGAACACCTGGTGGACCAGGTCAGGGAAAACCAGGCCTTTTTATCAAAAATTCACCAGCATGAAGCCCTGATTTACCGGCTCACCACCGATCATTTCCAGGCCAAGGTCTTTCTCATGGGCCGGGCCGTACAGAACCTGAGAACCATGGCCAGGATATTAAACAGCCTGGAAGGCGAGGGGCATGAGATCATCATGGCAAATGAGCTTGAGGCCATGACCAGGGTCTCGGGCCATCTTCTCATTTGTCTGGTGACAAATAATCCAAACCTGGAAAAAGAAAAACTGGCCAGGATGATCAACGAGCTTGACACCCGCCTTTTGGGCATTCGAAAAGAGGGGCTTACGGCCCGGTTTGACCTCAAGCGGCTGGTCCAGGTATTTTCCTTTTACAATAGTTTTAAATACTATGCCGAGGACATCCTGGCCGGGGCCGAAAGAATCAGAGCCCAGCAGAATGCAACAGGGTCCTGA
- a CDS encoding acyl dehydratase — MPSFLRKKAVHGLTAGDVFVITRTFTWEETEKFGDLTRDYNPVHYDKKWARAKKFDTLICHGLLVGGMVCEFGGQVGWLATGMDFKFLKLVYPGDTIECRITITQMEENGRACAEGSFFNQKEVLVARVFLKGRLPAGRDKDLLNQMIDQGDPTNKLA; from the coding sequence ATGCCCAGTTTTTTAAGAAAAAAAGCAGTCCATGGATTAACGGCAGGTGATGTTTTTGTGATAACCCGCACCTTTACCTGGGAAGAGACTGAAAAATTCGGGGATCTGACCCGGGATTACAACCCGGTGCACTATGATAAAAAATGGGCCCGTGCCAAGAAATTTGACACCCTTATCTGCCACGGGCTTTTGGTGGGAGGCATGGTCTGCGAGTTCGGAGGCCAGGTGGGATGGCTGGCCACGGGTATGGATTTTAAATTTCTCAAGCTGGTATATCCAGGCGATACCATTGAGTGCCGGATCACCATCACCCAGATGGAGGAAAACGGCCGGGCCTGCGCTGAAGGTTCTTTTTTTAACCAGAAAGAGGTTCTGGTGGCCCGGGTCTTTTTAAAGGGACGCCTGCCTGCTGGCCGGGACAAAGATCTTCTGAATCAAATGATTGACCAGGGAGATCCCACCAATAAACTGGCCTAG